In the Helicoverpa armigera isolate CAAS_96S chromosome 28, ASM3070526v1, whole genome shotgun sequence genome, one interval contains:
- the Atg6 gene encoding beclin-1-like protein yields MSETKSFVNFSCQRCLQPLKLDESLNNLGEHTIADLTLQIRRNNEVDLDMQSTSLEHYVPPFRMSESGNGANGFMVISDGWETTSLGHQLHVKATLFDLLSNNSDVDHPLCDECTDTLLELMDNQLRQTEAEWKDYNDYLKKLEDDKEDLNLEGLEKELEDWKQEQSRLLQELSALQKEERAMKEEIEVQEREKERLEKEQDVYWREYTRYRKDLMTIEDQMKFYECQLAYTQSQLEKLKKTNVFKAAFHISDSGQFGIINNFRLGRLPSAPVDWSEINAAWGQTVLLLSSLARKICFNFQRYKLVPYGNHSYIEVLEDQKVLPLYGSGGFRLLWDTKFDAAMVAFLDCLQQFKEQVEKGNTGFCLPYRIDKGKIEDTASPPHAYSIKIQFNSEEHWTKALKYMLTNLKWALTWISSQFSEDKLENP; encoded by the coding sequence ATGAGCGAAACGAAATCTTTCGTAAACTTCTCATGTCAGCGATGTTTACAGCCTCTAAAGCTGGACGAGTCTCTGAACAACCTCGGTGAGCACACCATTGCCGATTTAACACTACAGATCCGCCGAAACAATGAGGTCGACTTGGATATGCAGTCTACGAGTTTGGAGCACTACGTTCCACCGTTTCGTATGTCAGAGTCTGGGAATGGCGCAAATGGCTTCATGGTCATCTCGGACGGCTGGGAAACAACCTCATTAGGCCACCAGTTACACGTCAAAGCCACTCTATTCGATTTACTGTCTAACAATTCTGATGTTGACCATCCTCTTTGCGATGAATGCACGGATACGCTATTAGAACTCATGGACAACCAGTTGAGGCAGACGGAGGCTGAATGGAAAGATTACAATgactatttaaaaaagttagAGGATGATAAAgaagatttgaatttggaaggtCTTGAAAAAGAGCTGGAAGATTGGAAACAGGAACAAAGCAGATTATTGCAGGAGTTATCAGCATTACAAAAAGAAGAAAGAGCTATGAAGGAAGAGATTGAAGTACAGGAAAGAGAAAAAGAGAGACTGGAGAAGGAACAGGATGTTTATTGGAGGGAATACACAAGATATCGGAAAGATTTGATGACAATTGAAGATCAAATGAAGTTTTACGAATGTCAATTAGCATACACTCAGTCACAATTAGAGAAATTGAAGAAAACTAATGTATTCAAGGCTGCTTTTCATATTTCAGATTCTGGTCAGTTTGGTATCATTAACAATTTCAGACTCGGTCGCTTGCCATCTGCACCAGTTGATTGGTCTGAAATAAACGCAGCTTGGGGCCAAACCGTCCTCCTACTATCTTCTTTAGCCAGAAAAATCTGTTTTAACTTTCAGCGGTATAAACTTGTGCCATACGGTAATCATTCGTACATTGAAGTGttagaagaccagaaagtgttACCGTTGTATGGTTCCGGTGGTTTCCGTTTGCTTTGGGACACTAAATTTGATGCTGCAATGGTAGCGTTCTTAGATTGTCTTCAGCAGTTCAAGGAGCAAGTTGAAAAGGGTAATACAGGTTTCTGCTTACCCTATAGAATAGATAAAGGCAAGATTGAAGATACAGCCTCTCCTCCCCATGCTTATTCAATAAAGATTCAGTTTAATTCTGAAGAGCATTGGACCAAAGCTCTCAAGTATATGCTTACTAATCTAAAGTGGGCCTTAACCTGGATTTCCTCACAGTTTAGTGAAGATAAGCTGGAAAATCCATGA